The DNA window AATTCCAAAATCGTTGCCGGGCGTTTCCACAGAAGCCTCTGAGCGTATCTGGATGAACCTTCCGCCCGCGCGGGTCTGGGTGTATCGCAAGGGCTGATACCGCCCCGGTACTATCGCGTGGCGGTTTATGCTAACGCGATTTTAAATCATGTCAGCGTTGAAAATCCTCGTGATCCCCGGCTCGCTGCGCACCGGCTCGCTCAATGCGAGGCTGGCGGCGGCGGCGGCCCATGAAATCGCGCAGGCCGGCGTGGAAGTCACGCGTATTTCACTCGGCGATTTCCCGCTGCCGATCTACGACGGCGATCTGCAGACGAAATCGGGCGTGCCGAAGAACGCGGTCAATCTCAAGCGCATGATGTCAGCACATCACGGCGTCCTGATTGTCACGCCAGAATACAATTCGTCGGTCCCGCCCTTGGTCAAGAACACCATCGACTGGGTGACGCGCGTGCAGGATCTTCACGAGACCCGCGGGCAGGTGTTTCGCGAACGGGCGTTTGCGATCGCCGCCGCCTCGGAAAGCCGCCTCGGCGGGACCCGAGCGCTGGCGGCGCTGCGGCTGATTTTGTCGGCGTGCCAGGCGCCGGTTATTCCGAGCCAACTGGCGCTGTCGTTCGCGAACGACGCCTACGATGATAGCGATCGATTGAAGCATCCGGCCGATCTCGAGGCATTGAAGGCGGTGGTACGGCAGCTGATCGAATTTTCCCAACGCATGATGTGAGGTGACATGCAGCCAGCAAATATCGTTCCACGCGACCGGTTGATTGTAGCGCTCGACGTGCCCGGCGTGGCCGCCGCGGAAGCGATGATTGCAAGGCTTGGCGACAGCGTGACGTTCTACAAGATCGGCTATCAGCTGGCCTATGCCGGCGGCCTGCCGCTGGTGCGCCAGCTCACGGCAGCGGGGAAAAAGGTCTTTATCGATCTCAAGCTGCATGACATCGGCAACACCGTGGCGCGCGGCGTCGAGAGCATCGCTTCGCTCGGCGCGACATTCCTGACGGTGCATGCCTATCCGCAGACCATGAAAGCGGCGATTGATGCGCGCGCGGGGTCGAATTTGAAGATCCTCGCCGTCACCGTGCTGACTTCCTATGACGATGGCGATCTCCATGCGGCGGGCTATCGGCTCGGCGTATCCGATCTGGTCGAAGCACGCGCCCGGCAGGCGCAGACGCTCGGCGTCGATGGTCTCGTCTGCTCGCCGGAAGAGGCCGCGAACCTGCGCAGGATTGTCGGTCATCGGATGGGTCTGGTGACTCCCGGCATTCGGCCGGCGGGTTCATCGGTGGGCGACCAGAAGCGCATCATGACGCCCGCGCGCGCCATTGCCGCCGGCGCCGACTATCTTGTGGTCGGCAGGCCGGTGATGGAAGCTGCCGATCCAAAGGCGGCCGCGGATGCCATTCAGGCGGAGATCGCACAGGCGCTAGGTTAAGTAAAAAAAGGAGAGCGAGATGGCAAAAGGCTACTGGATTGGGCGGGTCGATGTTCATAACGAAGAAGGCTACAAACCCTATGCCGCGGCCAACGCGGCGATCTTCAAGAAATTCGGCGGCAAGTTTATCGTGCGCGCCGGCAAGTTCACCGGCGTGGAAGGCCAAAGCCGCTCGCGCAACGTGGTGATCGAGTTTCCGGACTATGAGACGGCGATGGCCTGCTACCGCTCGCCGGAATATCAGGCCAACATTAAGGTGCGGCAGCCGCATTCGACCGCCGAACTGGTCGTCGTCGAGGGCTATGACAGCCCGCAGCCCTGATCCTTACCGCTGATGTCGCGGCCGATTGGTTGCCGGAACAGCCCGTCCCGGCTATAGGGCGTAGAGAGGTATAGCCATGGCCGACATGCGTTTGATCGTTGCGGGGGCCGGCGGCCGGATGGGCCGTGCGCTGACGCGCGTCATTGCGGAAACACCGGGTGCGGTGCTCGCCGGCGCGCTGGAAGCGCCCGGTTCCGAGCTTCTGGGCAAGGATGCCGGCGTGCTCGCTGGTCTGCCCGCCAACGGCGTCCAGCTTTCCGCCGATCTGTGGACCTTGTCGGCCAATGCCGACGGTATCTTGGACTTCACCGTGCCGGGCGCCACGATTGCCAATGTTGCGATCGCCGCCCAGCGCGGGCTTGTTCACGTCATCGGCACGACGGGCCTGTCGGCGTCGGATGAAGCCGTGATCAAGAGCGTCACCTCGCGCGCCATTGTGGTCAAATCAGGCAATATGAGTCTCGGTGTCAATTTGCTCGCGGCGCTGGTGAAGCGCGTGGCGCAATCGCTGGACGAAAGTTTCGACATCGAAATTCTCGAAATGCATCACAAGTCCAAGATCGATGCGCCGTCAGGCACGGCGTTGATGCTTGGCGAAGCCGCAGCAGCCGGACGCAAGATCGCGCTCGAGGAACGCTCGGCGCGTGGCCGCGACGGCTTTACCGGCGCGCGACGGTCCGGCGATATCGGCTTTGCCTCGTTGCGCGGTGGCACCGTTGTCGGCGATCACAGTGTGATCTTTTCCGGCCCCCACGAACGCATCACGCTGGCGCACCATGCCGAAGATCGCATCTTGTTTGCGCATGGCGCGCTGAAGGCGGCGCTGTGGGCGCATGGCAAGAAGCCTGGCTTCTACTCGATGGCTGACGTGCTGGGCCTGGGCGACACCTGAACCGAAATCGAAACGGAAATCACAGCAATGAGCGACCGCCTTCTTGTGCTCGTGCGTCACGGCCAGAGCGAATGGAATCTGAAGAACCTCTTCACCGGATGGAAGGATCCCGATCTTACCGAGAAGGGTGTCACCGAGGCCAAGGAAGCCGGCCGCAAGCTGAAAGCGCAGGGGTTGTCGTTCGATATCGCCTTTACGTCGGTACTCACGCGGGCGCAGCACACGCTCGATCTCACACTGGCGGAGCTCGGCCAGACCGGCCTTCCGACTAAAAAGAACCTCGCGCTCAACGAGCGTGACTACGGCGACCTGTCGGGCCTCAACAAGGACGACGCCCGCAAGAAGTGGGGCGAGGAGCAAGTCCTGATCTGGCGGCGCTCTTACGATGTGCCGCCGCCCGGCGGCGAAAGCCTAAAGGATACGCTGGCGCGCACGCTGCCGTACTATGTCCAGGAGATATTGCCCTGCGTGTTGCGCGGCGAGCGCACGCTGGTGGCCGCGCATGGCAATTCGCTGCGCGCGCTGATCATGGTGCTGGAGAAGCTGACGCCGGAAAGCATTTTGAAGCGCGAGCTGGCCACCGGCGTGCCGATCATCTATCGGCTCAATGCCGACGCCACCGTTGCTTCAAAGCTCGATCTGGCGGCGTGAGCGCGAGGCCAGACACCGAAAAGCCCGATATCGTCGTTCTCGACGGAAACATCGACGACACCGCGATCGAGCAGCTCGCTTCTGTGCTGGTCGATTGTGTGGAAGGTGGCGCCAGCGTCAGCTTCATGCCGCCATTCTCCGGGGAAGACGGGCAGAAGTTCTTTCGTAAAATCGCGGGCTCGGTCGCATCAGGCGATACGGTTTTGCTGGCGGCAAAACTGGCGGGCCGGATTGTCGGCACCGTGCAGCTTGGGTTGGATACGCCGCCGAACCAACCGCATCGCGCCGACGTCAAGAAAATGCTGGTGCA is part of the Bradyrhizobium canariense genome and encodes:
- a CDS encoding 2,3-bisphosphoglycerate-dependent phosphoglycerate mutase; protein product: MSDRLLVLVRHGQSEWNLKNLFTGWKDPDLTEKGVTEAKEAGRKLKAQGLSFDIAFTSVLTRAQHTLDLTLAELGQTGLPTKKNLALNERDYGDLSGLNKDDARKKWGEEQVLIWRRSYDVPPPGGESLKDTLARTLPYYVQEILPCVLRGERTLVAAHGNSLRALIMVLEKLTPESILKRELATGVPIIYRLNADATVASKLDLAA
- the dapB gene encoding 4-hydroxy-tetrahydrodipicolinate reductase, with the protein product MADMRLIVAGAGGRMGRALTRVIAETPGAVLAGALEAPGSELLGKDAGVLAGLPANGVQLSADLWTLSANADGILDFTVPGATIANVAIAAQRGLVHVIGTTGLSASDEAVIKSVTSRAIVVKSGNMSLGVNLLAALVKRVAQSLDESFDIEILEMHHKSKIDAPSGTALMLGEAAAAGRKIALEERSARGRDGFTGARRSGDIGFASLRGGTVVGDHSVIFSGPHERITLAHHAEDRILFAHGALKAALWAHGKKPGFYSMADVLGLGDT
- the pyrF gene encoding orotidine-5'-phosphate decarboxylase, with product MQPANIVPRDRLIVALDVPGVAAAEAMIARLGDSVTFYKIGYQLAYAGGLPLVRQLTAAGKKVFIDLKLHDIGNTVARGVESIASLGATFLTVHAYPQTMKAAIDARAGSNLKILAVTVLTSYDDGDLHAAGYRLGVSDLVEARARQAQTLGVDGLVCSPEEAANLRRIVGHRMGLVTPGIRPAGSSVGDQKRIMTPARAIAAGADYLVVGRPVMEAADPKAAADAIQAEIAQALG
- a CDS encoding DUF1330 domain-containing protein translates to MAKGYWIGRVDVHNEEGYKPYAAANAAIFKKFGGKFIVRAGKFTGVEGQSRSRNVVIEFPDYETAMACYRSPEYQANIKVRQPHSTAELVVVEGYDSPQP
- a CDS encoding N-acetyltransferase family protein, giving the protein MSARPDTEKPDIVVLDGNIDDTAIEQLASVLVDCVEGGASVSFMPPFSGEDGQKFFRKIAGSVASGDTVLLAAKLAGRIVGTVQLGLDTPPNQPHRADVKKMLVHRSVRGRGIGAALMSAVEQEARRCGRWLLVLDTVPGENGYRLYIRAGWTQSGIIPDYALFPDGRLCDTAVFWKRLNRSSAG
- a CDS encoding NADPH-dependent FMN reductase → MSALKILVIPGSLRTGSLNARLAAAAAHEIAQAGVEVTRISLGDFPLPIYDGDLQTKSGVPKNAVNLKRMMSAHHGVLIVTPEYNSSVPPLVKNTIDWVTRVQDLHETRGQVFRERAFAIAAASESRLGGTRALAALRLILSACQAPVIPSQLALSFANDAYDDSDRLKHPADLEALKAVVRQLIEFSQRMM